One window of the Eucalyptus grandis isolate ANBG69807.140 chromosome 6, ASM1654582v1, whole genome shotgun sequence genome contains the following:
- the LOC104453788 gene encoding adenylate isopentenyltransferase, with translation IPLLLPSSLHSQQPPPPQWQLRPPQAPARWSPVASSSSSAAARRRAKVVVIMGATGCGKSGLSIDLAAVFPSEVINSDKMQVYRGLDITTNKITPAERRGVPHHLLGSFDPDDGEMSPSMFRSLGQSAISGIASRGNLPLLAGGSNSFIHALLVERFDPEVDVFGGLTSPASLELRYNCCFLWVDVSPPVLEEYLSKRVDDMLDMGMFEELARYYDPRRTDPGGRTGLRKAIGVPEFDRYFKKHPPQRWAGQGQGDARRPEEGREGDDDRAREGAYEEAVWEIKENTRQLAKRQIEKIERLRECGWELRKLDATETFRLAMATDEGGGGGRRRDVWERQVVGPSVKIVKRFLQE, from the coding sequence ATCCCTCTGCTCCTTCCCTCCTCTCTTCACTCCcaacaaccaccaccaccccaaTGGCAGCTCCGCCCACCCCAGGCCCCCGCCCGGTGGTCCCCAgtggcctcctcctcctcctcggcggccgcccgccgccgggccaAGGTCGTCGTCATCATGGGGGCCACCGGGTGTGGCAAGTCCGGCCTCTCCATCGACCTCGCCGCCGTCTTCCCTTCCGAGGTCATCAACTCCGACAAAATGCAAGTCTACCGGGGCCTCGACATCACCACCAACAAGATCACCCCGGCCGAGCGCCGCGGCGTCCCCCACCACCTCCTCGGCTCCTTCGACCCGGACGACGGCGAGATGAGCCCGTCGATGTTCCGCTCCCTAGGCCAATCCGCCATCTCCGGCATCGCCTCCCGCGGGAACCTCCCCCTCCTCGCCGGCGGCTCCAACTCCTTCATCCACGCTCTCCTGGTGGAGCGGTTCGACCCGGAGGTGGACGTGTTCGGCGGGCTCACCTCCCCGGCCAGCCTCGAGCTGAGGTACAACTGTTGCTTTCTGTGGGTCGACGTGTCGCCGCCCGTCCTGGAGGagtacctctcgaagcgcgtgGACGACATGCTCGACATGGGCATGTTCGAGGAGCTCGCCCGGTACTACGACCCGCGCCGGACCGACCCAGGGGGTCGGACCGGGCTGAGGAAGGCCATAGGCGTGCCCGAGTTCGACCGCTACTTCAAGAAGCACCCGCCGCAGCGGTGGGCGGGCCAGGGGCAGGGGGACGCGCGGCGGCCggaggaggggagggagggggacGACGATCGGGCGCGGGAGGGCGCATACGAGGAGGCGGTGTGGGAGATTAAGGAGAACACGCGCCAGCTGGCGAAGCGGCAGATCGAGAAGATCGAGCGGCTGAGAGAGTGCGGGTGGGAGCTGAGGAAGCTGGACGCGACGGAGACGTTCCGGCTGGCGATGGCGaccgacgagggcggcggcggcggcaggcgGCGGGACGTTTGGGAGAGGCAGGTGGTGGGGCCGAGCGTGAAGATTGTGAAGCGGTTCTTGCAAGAGTAG